From Amycolatopsis sp. YIM 10, the proteins below share one genomic window:
- a CDS encoding uracil-DNA glycosylase — MTLAEMDAELIDCRACPRLVAWREQVAETKRAAFAHETYWGRPVPGFGPADASLGIVGLAPAAHGANRTGRMFTGDRSGEVLYRAMYDVGLATKPEAHHIGDGLELIGTRITSPVHCAPPANKPTPAERDTCGRWLARELELLRPTLRAIVVLGGFGWQALMPVLAAAGWQVPRPRPKFGHGVRVVLDGPTELQLFGCFHVSQQNTFTGRLTPAMVREVLTRAKTAAGIP; from the coding sequence ATGACCCTGGCCGAGATGGACGCCGAGCTGATCGACTGCCGGGCGTGCCCGCGGTTGGTGGCCTGGCGCGAGCAGGTGGCCGAGACCAAGCGCGCGGCCTTCGCCCACGAGACGTACTGGGGCCGCCCGGTGCCCGGGTTCGGGCCCGCCGACGCGTCGCTGGGCATCGTCGGACTGGCGCCGGCCGCGCACGGCGCGAACCGGACGGGCCGCATGTTCACCGGCGACCGTTCCGGTGAGGTGCTCTACCGGGCGATGTACGACGTCGGCCTGGCCACGAAGCCGGAGGCACACCACATCGGCGACGGGCTGGAGCTGATCGGCACGCGCATCACGTCGCCGGTGCACTGCGCGCCGCCCGCGAACAAGCCGACCCCGGCCGAGCGCGACACCTGCGGGCGGTGGCTGGCCAGGGAGCTGGAACTGCTGCGCCCCACGCTGCGGGCGATCGTGGTGCTCGGCGGTTTCGGCTGGCAGGCGCTGATGCCGGTGCTGGCCGCGGCCGGGTGGCAGGTGCCGCGACCCCGCCCGAAGTTCGGCCACGGCGTGCGGGTCGTCCTCGACGGGCCCACGGAGCTGCAGCTGTTCGGTTGCTTCCACGTGTCGCAGCAGAACACCTTCACCGGCCGCCTCACTCCGGCGATGGTGCGCGAGGTGCTGACCAGGGCCAAGACCGCGGCGGGCATCCCATGA